From the genome of Glycine max cultivar Williams 82 chromosome 2, Glycine_max_v4.0, whole genome shotgun sequence, one region includes:
- the LOC102659920 gene encoding purine permease 1-like — MKRLLHMTNCLLLTIGTSAGSLVMRLYFLHGGHRVWLSSFLKTAGFPLAVSYLRHRNRQPKLISMKPSVLAASAFVGIFTGLDDYLYAYGVARLPVSTSALIFATQLGFTAFLQVKQ; from the coding sequence ATGAAGCGCCTTCTTCACATGACAAACTGTCTCTTACTCACCATTGGCACCTCCGCTGGCTCCCTCGTCATGCGTCTCTACTTCCTCCACGGCGGCCACCGCGTCTGGCTCTCCAGCTTCCTCAAAACCGCCGGCTTCCCCCTCGCCGTCTCCTACCTCCGCCACCGGAACCGCCAACCAAAATTAATCTCAATGAAGCCCTCTGTCCTCGCCGCCTCCGCCTTCGTCGGAATCTTCACCGGCCTCGACGACTACCTCTACGCCTACGGCGTGGCGCGACTTCCGGTCTCCACTTCCGCCCTCATCTTCGCAACGCAACTCGGCTTCACCGCGTTCCTTCAAGTGAAGCAATga
- the LOC100306496 gene encoding uncharacterized protein LOC100306496, with product MGECKRCSLTIAAIEQPSSSQHSISKKRKTTASFQLRSSDTQFPDTIVSPEASVSSTGTVVSGDFCSDRSCCSSSHFKDLHSVPSDLQTKGFQTVEDSTNRYFKPFSLLSEFSGDSEESAKSSAAVRKLKTPPQAEIEEFFAMAEKYERKRFTEKYNFDIVRDLPLEGRYQWVRLH from the exons ATGGGTGAGTGTAAACGCTGCTCTCTCACAATTGCCGCCATAGAACAACCTTCTTCAAgccaacattccatttccaagaaaagaaaaaccacCGCTTCCTTCCAGTTACGCTCTTCCGATACGCAGTTTCCCGACACTATCGTCTCGCCGGAAGCTTCCGTCAGTTCTACCGGCACGGTTGTTTCCGGCGATTTTTGCTCCGATCGCTCTTGCTGCAGCTCCAGCCACTTTAAGGACCTCCACTCCGTGCCGTCAGATCTGCAG ACCAAGGGTTTCCAAACGGTAGAGGACTCAACCAACCGCTACTTCAAGCCGTTCAG TTTGTTGAGTGAGTTTTCTGGAGACTCGGAGGAATCGGCGAAGTCTTCCGCGGCAGTGCGGAAATTGAAGACGCCACCACAAGCAGAGATCGAAGAGTTTTTCGCGATGGCGGAAAAGTACGAGCGAAAACGGTTCACAGAGAA GTACAACTTTGATATTGTTAGAGATTTGCCGTTGGAGGGTCGCTACCAGTGGGTTCGTTTACATTGA
- the LOC100800733 gene encoding probable carboxylesterase 2 yields MIRCSSLGAHHPLTLKYLNIPKKSNLPFVNLTSNSFLLPSLPPKAHNNPLQIPSQKLAKPLNSTPPSSIMASTTTEDDSEVTYDLSPVLKVYKSGRIERLAGTAVLPAGLDPETNVESKDIVISEENGIYARLFVPKRTTFSPPPQQKLPLLVYTHGGAFCIETPFSPNYHNLLNKVVSKANVVAVSVHYRRAPEHPVPTGHEDSWIALKWVASHVGGNGVDEWLNEHVDFEKVFLAGDSAGANIASYLGIRVGTEGLLGVKLEGVVLVHPFFWGEEPFGCEANRPEQAKKIHDLWRFACPSESGSDDPIINPSKDPKLGKLACERLLLCVAEKDLVRDRGLYYKELLEKNGWSGVAEVVETKDEDHVFHLFKPNCENAQVLIDQIVSFLKQD; encoded by the coding sequence ATGATAAGGTGCTCAAGCTTGGGTGCACACCATCCATTGACACTCAAATACCTTAACATCCCAAAAAAGTCAAACCTCCCATTCGTGAATTTGACCAGCAATTCCTTCCTTCTTCCATCTCTTCCCCCTAAAGCACACAACAACCCTCTTCAAATCCCTTCACAGAAGCTTGCAAAACCCTTAAACTCTACACCACCCTCATCGATCATGGCTTCAACTACCACAGAAGACGACAGCGAAGTAACCTACGACCTTTCCCCGGTCCTCAAAGTCTACAAAAGCGGTCGCATAGAGAGGCTTGCTGGCACAGCGGTTCTTCCTGCGGGCCTCGACCCCGAAACCAACGTGGAATCGAAAGACATCGTAATCTCCGAAGAAAACGGAATATACGCGCGGCTTTTCGTTCCCAAAAGAACCACCTTTTCCCCGCCGCCGCAGCAAAAGCTCCCTCTCCTTGTTTACACCCACGGCGGCGCCTTCTGCATCGAAACCCCGTTTTCTCCGAACTACCACAACCTCCTCAACAAGGTTGTTTCCAAGGCTAATGTTGTCGCTGTCTCCGTCCACTACCGGCGGGCACCGGAGCACCCGGTTCCCACCGGCCACGAAGATTCGTGGATTGCACTCAAATGGGTGGCTTCTCACGTGGGTGGAAACGGCGTTGATGAGTGGCTGAACGAACACGTAGATTTTGAGAAAGTGTTCCTCGCCGGTGACAGCGCCGGCGCCAACATTGCGAGCTATTTGGGTATTCGGGTTGGAACAGAAGGGTTGCTTGGTGTGAAGCTTGAAGGGGTTGTTTTGGTGCATCCCTTTTTCTGGGGAGAGGAACCGTTTGGGTGTGAAGCAAACAGGCCTGAACAAGCGAAGAAGATACACGATTTGTGGCGGTTTGCGTGCCCTAGTGAGAGTGGATCCGATGACCCGATTATTAACCCGAGTAAGGATCCGAAGCTGGGGAAGTTAGCTTGTGAAAGATTGCTTCTTTGTGTTGCGGAGAAGGATTTGGTGAGGGACAGGGGTTTGTACTATAAGGAGTTGCTTGAGAAGAATGGGTGGTCTGGTGTTGCGGAAGTGGTGGAGACGAAGGATGAGGAccatgtttttcatttgttcaaaCCGAATTGTGAGAATGCTCAGGTTTTGATCGACCAGATTGTTTCCTTTCTCAAACAGGATTGA
- the LOC100801271 gene encoding probable carboxylesterase 2, producing the protein MDSSTTTSTDSEVAYDIPPILKVYKNGRIERLEGVEVAPPGLDPETNVESKDIVISEKDGLSARLYIPKTTYAPQQKLPLLVYFHGGAFIIETPFSPNYHNLLNNIVSKANVIGVSVHYRRAPEHPVPVAHEDSWSALKWVASHVGENGVEEWLKNHADFEKVFFAGDSAGANIASYLGIRVGLEGLPGLKLEGVVLVHPYFWGTEPLECEVEQAEGAAKVHQLWRFTCPTTTGSDDPIINPGQDPNLGKLASGRVLVFVAEKDLLKGRGLYYKELLEKSDWSGVVDVVETKDEGHVFHMLDPNCENAKALLNQIVSFIKQD; encoded by the coding sequence ATGGATTCGAGTACAACAACCTCCACAGACAGTGAAGTAGCCTATGACATCCCACCCATCCTCAAAGTCTACAAAAACGGTCGCATAGAGAGGCTAGAAGGCGTCGAGGTTGCTCCTCCGGGTCTCGATCCTGAAACCAACGTGGAATCGAAAGACATCGTAATCTCCGAAAAAGACGGCTTATCCGCCAGGCTTTACATTCCCAAAACCACTTACGCGCCGCAGCAAAAGCTTCCTCTTTTAGTTTACTTCCATGGCGGCGCCTTCATAATCGAAACACCGTTTTCTCCGAACTACCACAACCTCCTCAACAACATTGTTTCAAAGGCTAATGTGATTGGTGTTTCCGTACACTACAGGAGGGCACCGGAGCACCCGGTTCCCGTCGCCCACGAAGATTCGTGGAGTGCCCTCAAATGGGTCGCTTCTCACGTGGGCGAAAACGGTGTTGAAGAGTGGCTGAAGAACCATGCAGATTTTGAAAAAGTGTTCTTCGCCGGCGACAGCGCCGGCGCCAACATTGCGAGCTATTTGGGCATTCGGGTCGGGTTAGAAGGGTTACCCGGGTTGAAGCTCGAAGGGGTTGTTTTGGTGCATCCTTATTTCTGGGGTACGGAGCCGCTCGAGTGTGAGGTGGAGCAGGCTGAAGGCGCTGCCAAGGTGCACCAGCTGTGGCGGTTTACGTGCCCCACCACAACGGGATCCGACGACCCGATTATCAACCCGGGTCAGGATCCGAATCTGGGCAAGCTGGCCTCTGGGAGAGTGCTTGTTTTTGTGGCGGAGAAGGATTTGCTGAAGGGCAGAGGTTTGTACTATAAGGAGTTGCTTGAGAAGAGTGACTGGTCTGGAGTTGTGGATGTGGTTGAGACTAAGGACGAGGGTCACGTCTTTCATATGTTGGATCCGAACTGTGAAAATGCTAAGGCTTTGCTTAACCAGATTGTTTCATTTATCAAACAGGATTGA